One Actinomyces respiraculi DNA window includes the following coding sequences:
- the chvE gene encoding multiple monosaccharide ABC transporter substrate-binding protein yields the protein MSRMLTRRSVLAGSLALAGAASLAACGGSGAGGGASNDTANLDASEIKVGVAMPTKSSERWIKDGENVKKQLEALGYQVDLQFAEDDIPTQTNQIDNMITQGVNLLIIAPIDGTALSNQLDAAGEAGIPVISYDRLIRDNENVSYYTSFDNVVVGGQMGTSLLTGMGIIDKDGKDTGVTGPFNIELFAGSPDDNNAPFFFNGAMDKLQPYIDKGVLKVKSGQTDFDTVAILRWDGATAQTRMDNLITSTYTDGSRVDGVLSPYDGISIGILGALKGAGYGTDSLPYPIVTGQDAEKPSIISILHDEQYSTIFKDTRKLADAAVQMSVAVLKGETPEVNDTETYDNGVKVVPSFLLSAEIVTKDNVEAVLVESGYYTADEIK from the coding sequence ATGTCCCGCATGCTCACTCGCCGTTCCGTCCTCGCGGGCTCCCTCGCCCTCGCGGGCGCCGCCTCTCTGGCCGCCTGCGGTGGCTCCGGTGCCGGCGGTGGTGCCTCCAACGACACCGCCAACCTTGACGCCTCTGAGATCAAGGTCGGCGTCGCCATGCCGACCAAGTCCTCCGAGCGCTGGATCAAGGACGGCGAGAACGTCAAGAAGCAGCTCGAGGCGCTCGGCTACCAGGTCGACCTCCAGTTCGCCGAGGACGACATCCCCACCCAGACCAACCAGATCGACAACATGATCACGCAGGGCGTCAACCTGCTCATCATTGCCCCGATCGACGGCACCGCCCTGTCCAACCAGCTCGACGCCGCCGGCGAGGCCGGCATTCCGGTCATCTCCTACGACCGCCTCATCCGCGACAACGAGAACGTCTCCTACTACACCTCATTCGACAACGTCGTCGTCGGCGGCCAGATGGGCACCTCGCTGCTCACCGGTATGGGCATCATCGACAAGGACGGCAAGGACACCGGCGTCACCGGCCCCTTCAACATTGAGCTCTTCGCCGGCTCCCCGGACGACAACAACGCCCCGTTCTTCTTCAACGGCGCCATGGACAAGCTCCAGCCCTACATTGACAAGGGCGTCCTCAAGGTCAAGTCCGGCCAGACCGACTTCGACACCGTTGCCATCCTGCGCTGGGACGGCGCCACCGCCCAGACCCGCATGGACAACCTCATCACCTCCACCTACACCGACGGCTCGCGCGTCGACGGTGTCCTGAGCCCCTACGACGGCATCTCCATCGGCATCCTTGGCGCCCTCAAGGGTGCCGGCTACGGCACGGACTCCCTGCCCTACCCGATCGTCACCGGCCAGGACGCCGAGAAGCCCTCGATCATCTCCATCCTCCACGACGAGCAGTACTCCACGATCTTCAAGGACACCCGCAAGCTCGCTGACGCGGCCGTCCAGATGTCCGTGGCGGTACTCAAGGGCGAGACGCCCGAGGTCAACGACACCGAGACCTACGACAACGGTGTGAAGGTCGTTCCGTCCTTCCTGCTCTCCGCGGAGATCGTCACCAAGGACAACGTTGAGGCTGTCCTGGTCGAGTCCGGCTACTACACCGCCGACGAGATCAAGTGA
- a CDS encoding LacI family DNA-binding transcriptional regulator — MSEDKGRRPGMVDVARLAGVSHQTVSRVLNSPEGVRPATRDKVLKAIKELGYRRNMAARALVTSSSRLIGVVTASSEFFGPASTASAIEAAARDAGYGTLVTSLQTSDEVEISEAFGFLVNREVDGIISVAPRTGIAAAATAAARSVPMVVVADGFEPQGRIHVVSVDQELGARMVVRHLIGAGRRRIAYVAGPDDWFDAQARERGWRSALEDSGLAPAGRFSGDWTAESGYEAGTALCLQIAAEGPQRAPDAVFCSNDLMALGLLAAARDQGVRVPQDLAVVGYDDTAGSAFFAPALTTVTQPFEELGRLCLEVLLSALEGEPGMWHSVSPTLRVRRSSV, encoded by the coding sequence ATGAGTGAGGACAAGGGGCGCAGGCCCGGAATGGTGGACGTTGCCCGTCTGGCGGGTGTGTCCCACCAGACGGTCTCGCGCGTGCTGAACTCCCCCGAGGGGGTGCGCCCGGCGACGCGCGACAAGGTTCTCAAGGCCATCAAGGAGCTCGGCTACCGCCGCAACATGGCGGCCCGGGCGCTGGTGACCTCCTCCTCGCGCCTCATCGGCGTGGTGACGGCCTCCTCGGAGTTCTTCGGGCCGGCCTCGACGGCGAGCGCCATCGAGGCGGCCGCGCGCGACGCGGGCTACGGCACCCTGGTGACCTCCTTGCAGACGAGCGACGAGGTCGAGATCTCTGAGGCCTTCGGCTTCCTCGTCAACCGGGAGGTGGACGGCATCATCTCCGTGGCCCCGAGGACCGGGATCGCGGCGGCGGCCACGGCGGCGGCGCGCAGCGTGCCGATGGTGGTCGTGGCGGACGGCTTCGAGCCGCAGGGGCGCATTCACGTCGTCTCGGTGGACCAGGAGCTGGGCGCCCGGATGGTCGTGCGTCACCTCATCGGTGCCGGACGCCGTCGGATCGCTTACGTGGCGGGGCCGGACGACTGGTTCGACGCCCAGGCGCGTGAGCGGGGCTGGCGCAGTGCCCTGGAGGACTCGGGGCTGGCCCCGGCCGGGCGGTTCTCGGGGGACTGGACGGCTGAGTCGGGCTACGAGGCGGGCACGGCCCTGTGCCTGCAGATCGCGGCCGAGGGGCCGCAGCGGGCCCCGGACGCCGTGTTCTGCTCGAACGACCTCATGGCCCTGGGGCTGCTGGCGGCGGCGCGCGACCAGGGGGTGCGCGTGCCGCAGGACCTGGCCGTCGTCGGCTATGACGACACGGCGGGCTCGGCGTTCTTCGCCCCGGCGCTGACGACGGTGACCCAGCCCTTCGAGGAGCTGGGGCGCCTGTGCCTGGAGGTGCTGCTCAGCGCCCTCGAGGGCGAGCCGGGGATGTGGCACTCGGTCTCGCCGACCCTCAGAGTGCGGCGCTCCTCGGTGTGA
- a CDS encoding extracellular solute-binding protein has protein sequence MSQLWVPGRGMPSRRHVLSAAMLSGVSLAGAGLLGGCSRAASADVTPVQLWHLFTGGDGGVFQAMMDTVDSQNPGLEIDPVVLTWGGPYYTKLAMSSVGGRSPDLAVMHATRVVGYAPGGLLDTWDMGRLAEHGVTPDMFPPALWNTCVVDGEHVAVPLDFHAFLMFYNTDLCDHAGLLDPDGRLSGLDSPEALIDAGRALAKVTGDKGISFGYTGDGAQVSRMWWGLYYQTGATATLVPGQEAVLDRDKAIRVTQFVADMLDGEVADPDMDYGGAIASFSTGRTGITFMGNWELQSFLKAGITFDAMTMPNIFGTPATFGDCHVFVLPHQDRVDETRRDAAYQVVAGMLKNSLDWAAGGHTPANLEVTRSSEYAELVPQAHYANAMEEAVFEPSSWFTGSGSDFQARVAEVMQSCWLSGSVDAEGAVDGLIERLNTMLAQNPPA, from the coding sequence ATGAGTCAGCTCTGGGTCCCCGGACGGGGCATGCCCAGTCGACGCCATGTTCTATCCGCCGCCATGCTCTCGGGCGTCTCGCTCGCCGGGGCGGGCCTGCTGGGCGGCTGCTCGCGGGCTGCATCGGCAGACGTCACGCCCGTCCAGCTGTGGCACCTGTTCACCGGCGGCGACGGCGGCGTGTTCCAGGCCATGATGGACACCGTCGACAGTCAGAACCCCGGCCTCGAGATCGACCCCGTCGTCCTGACATGGGGAGGCCCCTACTACACGAAGCTCGCGATGTCCTCCGTGGGCGGGCGCTCGCCCGACCTCGCGGTCATGCACGCCACCCGCGTCGTCGGCTACGCGCCCGGCGGCCTGCTCGACACCTGGGACATGGGGCGCCTGGCCGAGCACGGCGTCACCCCGGACATGTTCCCGCCCGCCCTGTGGAACACGTGCGTCGTGGACGGTGAGCACGTCGCCGTGCCCCTCGACTTCCACGCCTTCCTCATGTTCTACAACACCGACCTGTGCGACCATGCCGGCCTGCTCGATCCCGACGGCAGGCTCAGTGGTCTGGACTCGCCCGAGGCCCTCATCGACGCCGGTCGCGCGCTCGCCAAGGTCACCGGAGACAAGGGCATCTCCTTCGGCTACACCGGTGACGGCGCCCAGGTGAGCCGCATGTGGTGGGGCCTGTACTACCAGACCGGCGCCACCGCCACGCTTGTCCCCGGCCAGGAGGCCGTCCTCGACCGCGACAAGGCCATCCGGGTCACCCAGTTCGTCGCCGACATGCTCGACGGCGAGGTGGCCGACCCGGACATGGACTACGGCGGCGCCATCGCCTCCTTCTCCACCGGACGCACCGGCATCACCTTCATGGGCAACTGGGAGCTGCAGTCCTTCCTCAAAGCCGGCATCACCTTTGACGCCATGACGATGCCCAACATCTTCGGCACGCCCGCCACCTTCGGCGACTGCCACGTCTTCGTCCTGCCGCACCAGGACCGCGTCGATGAGACCAGGCGCGACGCCGCCTACCAGGTCGTCGCCGGGATGCTGAAGAACTCCCTCGACTGGGCGGCCGGCGGACACACGCCCGCCAACCTCGAGGTCACCCGCTCCTCCGAGTACGCCGAGCTCGTCCCGCAGGCCCACTACGCCAACGCCATGGAGGAGGCCGTCTTCGAACCCTCGTCCTGGTTCACCGGCTCCGGCTCCGACTTCCAGGCACGCGTCGCCGAGGTGATGCAGTCCTGCTGGCTGTCGGGGTCCGTCGACGCCGAGGGGGCCGTCGACGGCCTCATCGAGCGCCTCAACACGATGCTGGCCCAGAACCCGCCCGCCTGA
- a CDS encoding carbohydrate ABC transporter permease, with product MSSSIAAQRRGARDVATTQAVKRLGSGLPFLIPFVVVAVLFLIIPVLYGVWLSFTEQSLMGNGGFVGIDNYAEAFADPTMWATLGNTVMFTVMSTVPLVLIALVMALLVYIGIPGQWFWRLAFFAPYLLPVAVVVQVWTWLFNSDVGFVNYWIQQIGLDKVGWLTDVDVAMWSIVVLTVWWTVGFNFLLYLSSLQAIPDLLYEAAEVDGAGFWRKIWSVTLPQLRGTTVLVATLQVIASLKVFDQMFIAFNGGSGPEGSTRPILQYIYDTGFTNYRMGYASAMSYIFFAVIIVITVAFQLLTRTRKDKSNER from the coding sequence ATGTCCTCCTCGATCGCTGCTCAGCGCCGGGGCGCCCGCGACGTCGCCACCACACAGGCCGTCAAGCGGCTCGGCTCGGGCCTGCCCTTCCTCATCCCCTTCGTCGTCGTCGCCGTCCTGTTCCTCATCATCCCGGTCCTCTACGGCGTGTGGCTGTCCTTCACTGAACAGTCCCTCATGGGCAACGGAGGGTTCGTCGGGATCGACAACTACGCCGAGGCCTTCGCGGACCCGACCATGTGGGCCACCCTGGGCAACACCGTGATGTTCACGGTTATGAGCACCGTCCCCCTCGTGCTCATCGCCCTGGTCATGGCCCTGCTCGTCTACATCGGCATCCCCGGCCAGTGGTTCTGGCGCCTGGCCTTCTTCGCCCCCTACCTGCTGCCCGTGGCCGTCGTCGTGCAGGTGTGGACCTGGTTGTTCAACTCCGACGTCGGCTTCGTCAACTACTGGATCCAGCAGATCGGTCTGGACAAGGTGGGCTGGCTCACCGACGTCGACGTCGCCATGTGGTCCATCGTCGTGCTCACCGTCTGGTGGACGGTCGGCTTCAACTTCCTGCTGTACCTGTCCAGCCTCCAGGCCATCCCGGACCTGCTCTACGAGGCCGCCGAGGTCGACGGGGCCGGGTTCTGGCGCAAGATCTGGTCGGTCACCCTCCCGCAACTGCGCGGCACCACTGTCCTCGTCGCCACCTTGCAGGTCATCGCCTCGCTCAAGGTCTTCGACCAGATGTTCATCGCCTTCAACGGAGGGTCCGGGCCGGAGGGCTCGACGCGACCGATCCTCCAGTACATCTACGACACCGGCTTCACGAACTACCGCATGGGCTACGCCTCGGCCATGTCCTACATCTTCTTCGCGGTCATCATCGTCATCACGGTCGCCTTCCAGCTCCTCACCCGCACACGGAAGGACAAGAGCAATGAGCGCTGA
- a CDS encoding aldose epimerase, with translation MINGELIDLRAGAYEARVATQGATLVHLRHEGCDVVIPFDAATSMPEGWQGRTLVPWPNRIKGSVYTYRGETYPVPCNEPETGSALHGLVGWSDFAVASDTPQEGEPSEVVLLELALPASYAYPWALEVTVRFSLDVTTGLTVTTTTTNVGAAARGIVATGAPLVDGEAAPAPYGVSCHPYLTRSVPLDECVLEMPADLVLDVDPDTMAPTGTRDITGSDWDWRGGRLVGDTQTDNAYTGLPEGMWSVRLSGGDGGRSAVITSNVAWCQLYTADQLGRPGVAVEPMTCPPNAFNTGQDLLTLAVGESHEFVYRLCEEA, from the coding sequence ATGATCAACGGCGAGCTCATCGATCTGCGCGCCGGCGCCTATGAGGCCCGCGTCGCCACCCAGGGGGCCACCCTCGTCCACCTGCGCCACGAGGGGTGCGACGTCGTCATCCCCTTCGACGCCGCCACCTCCATGCCGGAGGGCTGGCAGGGCCGCACCCTCGTGCCCTGGCCCAACCGCATCAAGGGTTCCGTCTACACCTACCGGGGCGAGACCTACCCGGTGCCCTGCAACGAGCCGGAGACCGGGTCCGCCCTGCACGGCCTCGTCGGCTGGTCCGACTTCGCCGTTGCCTCCGACACCCCGCAGGAGGGTGAGCCCAGCGAGGTGGTCCTCCTCGAGCTGGCCCTGCCGGCCTCCTACGCCTACCCCTGGGCCCTGGAGGTCACCGTCCGCTTCAGTCTCGACGTCACCACGGGTCTGACTGTCACGACGACGACGACGAACGTTGGTGCGGCGGCACGGGGCATCGTCGCCACGGGTGCGCCGCTGGTCGACGGCGAGGCGGCGCCCGCCCCCTACGGCGTGTCCTGCCACCCCTATCTCACCCGTTCCGTGCCGCTGGACGAGTGCGTGCTCGAGATGCCCGCCGACCTCGTGCTCGACGTCGATCCGGACACGATGGCGCCAACCGGCACCCGTGACATCACCGGCAGCGACTGGGACTGGCGCGGCGGCCGCCTCGTGGGCGACACCCAGACCGACAATGCCTACACCGGCCTGCCCGAGGGGATGTGGTCGGTGCGCCTGAGTGGAGGCGACGGCGGTCGCAGCGCCGTCATCACCTCCAACGTCGCGTGGTGCCAGCTCTACACCGCGGACCAGCTGGGGCGCCCGGGCGTCGCCGTCGAGCCCATGACCTGCCCGCCCAACGCCTTCAACACGGGTCAGGACCTCCTGACCCTCGCCGTCGGCGAGTCCCACGAGTTCGTCTACCGCCTGTGCGAGGAGGCCTGA
- a CDS encoding carbohydrate ABC transporter permease produces the protein MSAEILQPPTFVQARARARAERRAETRRTRGLLMGRSRTGRVIALLILAFVALGWLLPLAWAVDTSLKTETQAQSLPLRWFPEGGFTLENYRTVFERGEVFTWMWNTLLIAAAVTVLTVIICALAGYAFSRTVFMGRRMLFALTIALIMVPGQILIVPLFKEMDALNLIDTFWGVILPQTVAPMMVYIFKQYFDQVPQEIEDAARVDGAGNWRLFWNVVLPVSRPIVAAVAIFVFISAWNNFMWPFIVTNNPDLMTLPVGLSTVKNAYGIIYAQTMASAMIAALPLTILFMLFQRQIVKAVATTGLGGQ, from the coding sequence ATGAGCGCTGAGATCCTCCAGCCCCCCACCTTCGTGCAGGCACGCGCCCGCGCTCGGGCCGAGCGGCGGGCGGAGACCCGGCGCACCCGGGGCCTGCTCATGGGCCGGTCCAGGACCGGACGCGTCATCGCCCTCCTCATCCTCGCCTTCGTTGCCCTGGGGTGGCTCCTGCCCCTGGCCTGGGCCGTGGACACCTCCCTCAAGACCGAGACCCAGGCCCAGTCCCTGCCCCTGCGCTGGTTCCCCGAGGGCGGCTTCACCCTGGAGAACTACCGCACCGTCTTCGAGCGGGGCGAGGTCTTCACATGGATGTGGAACACCCTGCTCATCGCCGCGGCCGTCACGGTCCTGACTGTCATCATCTGCGCCCTGGCCGGCTACGCCTTCTCACGCACCGTCTTCATGGGACGCCGCATGCTGTTCGCCCTCACGATCGCGCTCATCATGGTGCCGGGGCAGATCCTCATCGTCCCGCTGTTCAAGGAGATGGACGCCCTCAACCTCATCGACACGTTCTGGGGCGTCATCCTGCCTCAGACGGTGGCGCCGATGATGGTGTACATCTTCAAGCAGTACTTCGACCAGGTGCCCCAGGAGATCGAGGACGCGGCTCGCGTCGATGGGGCCGGCAACTGGCGCCTGTTCTGGAATGTTGTCCTGCCGGTGTCCAGGCCCATCGTCGCCGCTGTCGCGATCTTCGTGTTCATCAGCGCTTGGAACAACTTCATGTGGCCCTTCATCGTGACGAACAACCCCGACCTCATGACCCTGCCGGTCGGGCTGTCCACCGTGAAGAACGCTTACGGCATCATCTACGCCCAGACCATGGCCTCCGCCATGATCGCGGCCCTGCCCCTGACGATCCTGTTCATGCTCTTCCAGCGGCAGATCGTCAAGGCCGTGGCCACCACGGGCCTGGGCGGCCAGTGA
- a CDS encoding extracellular solute-binding protein: MTRIGRRTFLGGGAALAAMATLSACGGSSKPADGGDSSGRTTITLWHGFTEADGKVVNQIIDAFNASQDMYKVNPEVIAWSSISEKLLTSLSSGGGPDLVVQGVDSGPGYAEQGAFVSLQDFYGDPGTYTSTTVLYDNVVDQVRWDGQTYGVPMGVSAFAIWYNTAMWQDAGLTEQDYPTTVEELIDVAKRLTKIGADGTPEQYGISLPDSDSAVLATMLHSGGGDFITDGKVSIDSPANVATMKRWQKAVIEDRISPTGQDVVAAAQLFQAGKAAMILNGPWQLVAAQSSGVDVGVFQWPGDWVEAVSLYWFATSMVSGEEKKKAAYAFLDFWNSYDQQVLWTSTYYPPNRTDIDPSELSDPLVAELADFSGQAHYYATGITSNVSDIMNETGSMMSQIMGGGDVESLLSQTQKTVEGYMAG; the protein is encoded by the coding sequence ATGACACGCATCGGACGACGTACCTTCCTGGGAGGCGGAGCGGCTCTGGCCGCCATGGCGACGCTCAGCGCCTGCGGCGGGTCCTCGAAGCCCGCAGACGGCGGCGACTCCTCAGGCCGAACCACCATCACCCTGTGGCACGGTTTCACAGAGGCGGACGGCAAGGTCGTCAACCAGATCATCGACGCCTTCAACGCAAGCCAGGACATGTACAAGGTCAATCCGGAGGTCATCGCCTGGAGCTCCATCAGCGAGAAGCTGCTCACCAGCCTGAGCTCCGGCGGCGGCCCGGACCTGGTTGTGCAGGGGGTGGACTCCGGCCCTGGTTACGCCGAGCAGGGCGCCTTCGTCTCCCTACAGGACTTCTACGGCGACCCCGGCACCTACACCTCGACCACCGTCCTGTACGACAACGTGGTCGACCAGGTCAGGTGGGACGGGCAGACCTACGGCGTCCCCATGGGCGTCTCGGCCTTCGCCATCTGGTACAACACCGCGATGTGGCAGGATGCCGGCCTGACAGAGCAGGATTATCCGACGACGGTCGAGGAACTGATCGACGTCGCCAAGCGGCTGACCAAGATCGGTGCCGACGGCACCCCTGAGCAGTACGGCATCTCCCTGCCGGACTCCGACTCCGCCGTCCTGGCGACCATGCTCCACTCGGGAGGCGGCGACTTCATTACCGACGGAAAGGTGAGCATTGACTCACCCGCCAACGTCGCCACGATGAAGAGGTGGCAGAAGGCCGTCATCGAGGACCGGATCAGCCCGACCGGCCAGGACGTGGTCGCCGCCGCCCAGCTCTTCCAGGCGGGCAAGGCCGCCATGATCCTCAACGGCCCCTGGCAGCTCGTCGCCGCACAGTCCTCGGGCGTCGACGTCGGCGTCTTCCAGTGGCCGGGTGACTGGGTCGAGGCGGTCTCCCTGTACTGGTTCGCCACCAGCATGGTCAGCGGCGAGGAGAAGAAGAAGGCGGCCTACGCCTTCCTCGACTTCTGGAACTCCTACGACCAGCAGGTCCTGTGGACCTCCACCTACTACCCGCCGAACCGGACGGATATCGACCCGTCCGAGCTCAGCGACCCCCTCGTGGCTGAGTTGGCCGACTTCTCCGGCCAGGCTCACTACTACGCCACCGGCATCACGAGCAACGTCTCCGACATCATGAACGAGACCGGCTCGATGATGAGCCAGATCATGGGCGGCGGCGACGTCGAGAGCCTGCTGTCTCAGACGCAGAAGACCGTCGAGGGCTACATGGCCGGCTGA
- a CDS encoding carbohydrate ABC transporter permease, producing the protein MPSAPSVASTRVAGAPQRAVDVEGLRRLRRRQRQWDRKAIGFVAPALLILVVFVLYPTLYALGISFTNASGFNVPELVGLDNYVRIFTSADTLRAIGNTLWYVVLYMPTTIACALAVAMLLNRSDLLMRGMMRTVIFVPFIISMAVAALAWGFIVDPHIGVLPYWLSRVGIHVPDLLSSPTWAMPTVVLVAVWKNFGYFMVIFLAGLQNVPRELYEAASIDGAGSWRRFLSVTLPGLRPTMTYVVVLVANGAFQAFDQIYIMTKGGPMRTTETVVYRVYSEGFTNFKMGEASALSFILMGLTLVVGVAQLVVSRRQERDM; encoded by the coding sequence GTGCCTTCAGCGCCGTCAGTGGCATCAACGCGAGTGGCCGGCGCGCCGCAGCGGGCCGTGGACGTCGAGGGGCTTCGGCGCCTGCGCAGACGTCAACGCCAGTGGGACCGCAAGGCGATCGGTTTTGTCGCCCCCGCCTTGCTCATCCTCGTGGTGTTCGTCCTCTACCCCACGCTCTACGCGCTCGGGATCTCGTTCACGAACGCCAGCGGGTTCAACGTCCCCGAGCTCGTCGGGCTGGACAACTACGTCAGGATCTTCACCAGCGCCGACACCCTCAGGGCCATCGGCAACACCCTGTGGTACGTGGTCCTCTACATGCCGACCACCATCGCCTGCGCGCTCGCGGTGGCGATGCTGCTCAACCGCAGCGACCTGCTCATGCGGGGCATGATGCGCACGGTCATCTTCGTGCCCTTCATCATCTCGATGGCGGTCGCCGCCCTCGCGTGGGGCTTCATCGTCGACCCGCACATCGGGGTCCTGCCCTACTGGCTCTCGCGCGTCGGCATCCACGTCCCGGACCTGCTGTCCTCGCCCACGTGGGCCATGCCGACGGTCGTCCTCGTGGCCGTGTGGAAGAACTTCGGCTACTTCATGGTGATCTTCCTCGCCGGGCTCCAGAACGTGCCCCGGGAGCTGTACGAGGCGGCCTCCATCGACGGTGCGGGCAGCTGGAGGCGGTTCCTGTCCGTGACGCTGCCCGGCCTGCGCCCGACCATGACCTACGTCGTGGTGCTCGTGGCCAACGGGGCCTTCCAGGCCTTCGACCAGATCTACATCATGACCAAGGGCGGGCCGATGCGCACGACCGAGACCGTCGTGTACCGCGTCTACTCGGAGGGCTTCACGAACTTCAAGATGGGGGAGGCCTCTGCGCTGTCCTTCATCCTCATGGGACTGACCCTCGTTGTGGGTGTCGCCCAGCTCGTCGTGAGCCGGCGCCAGGAAAGGGACATGTGA
- a CDS encoding carbohydrate ABC transporter permease: MAMTRSLSRPPSARGGGRRRHRLMGTVAANIAVLAVAVVAAFPILVVVVTALSPQQDVLSWPPALFPQSWTLSNVPGVFERLPVWQELGNTVMLSVSVTVLSLVLDSLMAYALAFIPFRGRSALFVTLIVTMMIPFQTLLVPLYKMLSAFGLVGTMVGMVIPRAADVMGIFLLRQFFIQIPQDLHNAARIDGASEFRIYRSIVLPNAAAGLLTLGMFNFIGNWNDMLWPMVMSNSAEERTLTAGLALLNGTSLGTIPYGVTMAGSLISVIPLVVVFAFIQKRFIEGVASTGIKG; this comes from the coding sequence ATGGCGATGACGAGGAGCCTCTCCCGCCCGCCCTCCGCACGCGGGGGCGGCAGACGCCGTCACCGGCTCATGGGCACGGTCGCCGCCAACATCGCCGTGCTGGCGGTCGCCGTCGTGGCGGCCTTCCCGATCCTGGTCGTGGTGGTTACCGCCCTCAGCCCCCAGCAGGACGTGCTCTCGTGGCCCCCCGCCCTGTTCCCGCAGTCGTGGACCCTGAGCAACGTCCCGGGGGTCTTCGAGCGCCTGCCCGTGTGGCAGGAGCTGGGCAACACGGTCATGCTCTCGGTGTCGGTCACCGTGCTGTCCCTCGTGCTCGACTCGCTCATGGCCTACGCCCTGGCCTTTATCCCCTTCCGGGGACGCTCGGCCCTGTTCGTCACGCTCATCGTCACGATGATGATCCCCTTCCAGACGCTGCTGGTCCCGCTGTACAAGATGCTCTCCGCCTTCGGCCTCGTGGGGACCATGGTCGGCATGGTCATCCCGCGCGCCGCCGACGTCATGGGCATCTTCCTGCTGCGCCAGTTCTTCATCCAGATCCCTCAGGACCTCCACAACGCCGCACGTATCGACGGTGCCTCCGAGTTCCGCATCTACCGCAGCATCGTCCTGCCCAACGCCGCCGCCGGGCTGCTGACGCTGGGGATGTTCAACTTCATCGGCAACTGGAACGACATGCTCTGGCCGATGGTGATGAGCAACTCGGCGGAGGAGCGCACCCTGACGGCGGGCCTGGCGCTGCTCAACGGGACCTCCCTGGGGACCATCCCCTACGGCGTGACGATGGCGGGCTCCCTCATCTCCGTCATCCCGCTGGTCGTCGTCTTCGCCTTCATCCAGAAACGATTCATCGAAGGTGTGGCCTCGACCGGAATCAAGGGATGA